From Lolium perenne isolate Kyuss_39 chromosome 5, Kyuss_2.0, whole genome shotgun sequence, a single genomic window includes:
- the LOC127303137 gene encoding uncharacterized protein encodes MASYDSRSLGELGIDRLDVGVGRRWRLTVERLEEHPLVLQGDDHVRHCLHRLPYALPLGPVELVLTAVGVGLLRLERDPRFKLRSVRIIQIADTYSTNPNLNLAVVSYIYGLRKLRHAAAATNTSPPPYQATSTMVDRRCRTFTVAATLCLVFFVHGAMARPLANMATIATAPATAMEMPMDVPDAAAASPEGSAATWERGDEALGAGKWLPLPALTGGLRFPGVFPLPAAGGGIASMPWIGGAPPALAVPAGGIPALVPPYVGATRQEQVSVWASLFNPFQVKAPSSTSVQVHSEPGSRVPAVAGAGMERTTAVDQPAGVGAQVGEPKWGVFLGTTTPNING; translated from the exons ATGGCTTCCTATGACTCCCGGAGCCTCGGCGAGCTTGGCATTGACCGCCTAGATGTAGGCGTGGGTCGCCGATGGAGGCTGACGGTGGAGCGACTCGAGGAGCACCCGCTCGTCCTCCAAGGCGACGACCATGTGCGCCACTGCCTCCACCGCCTCCCTTATGCCCTCCCGTTAGGCCCCGTAGAGCTCGTACTCACAGCCGTAGGTGTTGGCCTGCTCCGCCTCGAACGCGACCCGCGCTTCAAGCTCCGCTCTGTCCGGATAATCCAGATAGCGG ATACGTACTCTACAAACCCCAACCTAAACCTCGCCGTGGTCTCCTACATATACGGCCTAAGAAAGCTCCGCCATGCAGCAGCAGCAACCAACACCAGTCCACCGCCGTACCAAGCAACCTCGACGATGGTGGACCGCCGCTGCCGCACGTTCACCGTTGCCGCGACGCTCTGCCTCGTCTTCTTTGTGCACGGCGCCATGGCGCGGCCTCTAGCCAACATGGCGACAATAGCgacggcgccggcgacggcgatGGAGATGCCGATGGACGTGCCCgatgcagcggcggcgtctccggagggATCGGCCGCCACGTGGGAGCGCGGGGACGAGGCGCTCGGCGCCGGGAAGTGGCTGCCGCTGCCGGCGCTAACGGGCGGCCTGCGGTTCCCGGGGGTCTTCCCGCTCCCTGCGGCGGGCGGCGGGATCGCGTCGATGCCGTGGATCGGCGGCGCGCCGCCGGCGCTGGCGGTCCCGGCCGGAGGAATCCCTGCGCTTGTGCCGCCGTACGTCGGCGCGACGCGGCAGGAGCAGGTCAGCGTGTGGGCGTCGCTGTTCAACCCGTTTCAGGTCAAGGCGCCGTCGTCGACGTCGGTGCAGGTGCACTCGGAGCCGGGCTCGAgggtgcccgccgtcgccggggcGGGGATGGAGAGGACGACAGCGGTGGACCAGCCGGCTGGCGTCGGCGCGCAGGTCGGCGAGCCCAAGTGGGGCGTCTTCCTGGGAACAACTACTCCGAATATCAACGGCTAG